The DNA segment ATACAAGGGCATGTCTGTGGGCCACAAGATAGCCGAGTGGTATATCGAGAAAGCGGGTGGGATAGCTGTCGCTAAGGAGGCCCATGTTGCGGAGAGCCTGCAGCTTGATCTGGAGCAGTTACTTGCCTGGGATCCCGACGTGCTCATTCTTAGCAGCCATGATGAGATCCCCCTGGTTTACAACGATACACGGCTCAGCGGCGTAAGTGCAGTAAAGAACGGGAAGGTGTATGCGACGCCCGTGGGAGCGCATTACTGGATCCAGCGTACAAGCGAGACGCCGCTGATGGTGCTCTGGGTAGCGAAGACAATCTACCCCGAACAGTTCAAGGACTTCGATATGGAGGCAGAGGTCATAGCCTTCTACAAAGAGTTCTACAACTGCGACATAACACGGGAGCAGGCAGCGGAGATACTCAGCGGAACGGCATAAGCACCGCCGAATGTTCCGTGCCTCTAAATTCGCATAGAGGGAGTTGTTGCGGGTGAAAGAAAAACTACGGCCTGAAAAGCGCTCATAACGATATCACTCATAATACCGTGTTGCACAATCTCCAAGGATTTCCTCGCGGGTCTTCCTGCGGTGGCTTTGCTCGGGGTAAGGCCGTTCCCAACGTTCTTTCTTGGGCATGAAGGCCCGGAATGGACGACCGTCGTCATCACGTTTGCGGTTGGGCAACCTGAATATGCGACACGGCAGGCAGATCCCGTTTTTCAGCTGCAATCGAGGGCCGGAAGTCGTGGTCGTTCTGCTCTCTTCTGGATCAGAGGAGGGCCCCCTCACTCGTCCGGGCCGTAGCATCGCCGGAGGATCACCGGGGTGCTCCGCGGTGCCCCGGCGGCCGCGTCCGCGCACTGGGGAGGAGCGGCGATACGATCCCCCGGAACCGGAGGCGCCGGAACCGGGGAGAACGCCTGTGCCTCGCGCCACTCCCAGACGGCATCCATCACGGCCTCCGCCGTCGCCATGACGCTCGCGGCTCCGACGTCCACCACGACGGCGTTCGTGATCTTCCACCGCTCTACGACCGTATCGAGCAGCCGGCGCCGGACCGTCCAGACCATCGGCGGGTGCGGATGCGCGAGCAGGTGGTCGAGCTGCTCCGCCCAGACCGCGCCCTGGAGCTCGAATCTCCCCACCTCGTCGATGACCATGAGATCCGTCTCCCGCGGGTCCGGCGGCGCGAGCGCCCGGCGGCCGAACACGAGCCCCTCGGGGCGGAAGTAGAACCGGCCGTGGGCCTCGCACCGCGGGTCGGGGTCGATCGAACAGAGTTCCTCGTGCTCGCCGGTGGCGAGGTCGACCAGAGTGAACCCCGACCTCCGCCCGTCCCGCAGGTGTCCCGGGGCGATGACCCCGCGGACCCGGACGTTCAGCCCGACGATGAGCCCGAGAACCAGATGCAGGAACGTCGTCTTGCACTGGCCCTGCCCGCCGGTGATGATGAAGACCGGCGCCCGGTGGTTCATCCGTGGACCCCTCCGCTGTTGAAGACCGGGTCCGGGGTTCCGGGTGTGTCCCGGTCTCCTCCGGGGAGGGAAACCCCGGAGACGTTCACTCGGGAGTACATGGGTATACATTGCGACCCCGGGTATAAAACACTTTTACTTGTTGGGTTTGTTAATGTTGTAGCATTTACCCCGCGGATACCGCCGGATCCCGCAACCCTTATGCGGGGTCCGGTGCCTGGGGTGCCCATGAACCAGGAGAGGGCCTGTTCAGCCTGCAGGAAGAACCTCGCCCCGCGCGAGAGGGGGGCGGAACCGGCGCCGCCGGGCGAGGAGACGCTCTCGAACCTCGACCTGATCGAGCGGGTCTGCCTGACGACGACCGAGACCGATCCGCTCGCGCTCGCCTGCACGATCATGCGGCACCCACAGGTCAGCCTCCACGGCCCGGAGCACCACTTCCTGGTGCCGGCCGTCCTGCTTGCGGCTTACTACAACCACCGCGGGAGCCCGGAGAAGAAGGAACCGGCGCTCCGGCAGGCGAGAAAACGGGCCGAGGCCGTCCAGCCGGCCTTCTGCGGCACGCACGGGACCTGCGGTGCGGCGATCGGCACCGGGATCTTCATGAGCCTCATTACGCACTCCGGCCCGCTGAAGAAGGAGGAGTGGTCGCTCTCCAACCAGATGACGGCGCGGAGCCTCACGGCGATAGCCGTGAGCGGCGGGCCGCGCTGCTGCAAACGCGATTCGTGGCTCGCGATCGGCGAGGCGGTGAAGTTCCTCGCCGAGAAGTGCGGTATCCGTCTACCGGTGACGGAGCATATCGCATGCGAGTACGCGACCGTAAACCGCGACTGCACGGGTTACGAGTGCCCGTTTTACCCCGGCGAGGAGTCCGGGCCGCGCCCTCCATCAGTATAAGTAGCAACGATGAACAATACCATACGGAGCTAATGATTATGGCTGAGAAGAACGTCGTGCTCCACACGACCATGGGAGACATCACGATCCGCCTCTACGACGACATGCCGGTTACCGCGGGGAACTTTGAGAAACTCGCAAAATCCGGGTTCTACGACGGCACGATCTTTCACCGGGTCATCGCGAACTTCATGATCCAGGGCGGCGATCCCACCGGCACCGGGACGGGCGGGCCGGGCTACACCATCACCGACGAGTTCGTGAAGGGCCACTCGAACCAGCGGGGCACGATCGCGATGGCGAACACCGGACGCCCGAACTCCGGCGGCAGCCAGTT comes from the Methanoculleus marisnigri JR1 genome and includes:
- a CDS encoding DUF5714 domain-containing protein, with translation MNQERACSACRKNLAPRERGAEPAPPGEETLSNLDLIERVCLTTTETDPLALACTIMRHPQVSLHGPEHHFLVPAVLLAAYYNHRGSPEKKEPALRQARKRAEAVQPAFCGTHGTCGAAIGTGIFMSLITHSGPLKKEEWSLSNQMTARSLTAIAVSGGPRCCKRDSWLAIGEAVKFLAEKCGIRLPVTEHIACEYATVNRDCTGYECPFYPGEESGPRPPSV
- a CDS encoding nucleoside-triphosphatase; its protein translation is MNHRAPVFIITGGQGQCKTTFLHLVLGLIVGLNVRVRGVIAPGHLRDGRRSGFTLVDLATGEHEELCSIDPDPRCEAHGRFYFRPEGLVFGRRALAPPDPRETDLMVIDEVGRFELQGAVWAEQLDHLLAHPHPPMVWTVRRRLLDTVVERWKITNAVVVDVGAASVMATAEAVMDAVWEWREAQAFSPVPAPPVPGDRIAAPPQCADAAAGAPRSTPVILRRCYGPDE
- a CDS encoding peptidylprolyl isomerase, encoding MAEKNVVLHTTMGDITIRLYDDMPVTAGNFEKLAKSGFYDGTIFHRVIANFMIQGGDPTGTGTGGPGYTITDEFVKGHSNQRGTIAMANTGRPNSGGSQFFINLVNNDFLDWDNPRTPSAHPVFGEVVGGMDIVDKIAKVKTGSADKPKVPVRIEKAEVLE